One Mercurialis annua linkage group LG3, ddMerAnnu1.2, whole genome shotgun sequence DNA window includes the following coding sequences:
- the LOC126675230 gene encoding ATPase 4, plasma membrane-type: MEDKGEDKGEVLEAVLKEAVDLENIPIDEVFENLRCSKEGLTTAAAEERLAIFGHNKLEEKRESKLLKFLGFMWNPLSWVMEAAAIMAIALANGGGKPPDWQDFVGIITLLLINSTISFIEENNAGNAAAALMASLAPKAKVLRDGRWSEQDAAVLVPGDIVSIKLGDIVPADARLLDGDPLKIDQSALTGESLPVTKGPGDGVYSGSTCKQGEIEAVVIGTGVHTFFGKAAHLVDTTNQVGHFQKVLTAIGNFCICSIAVGMIIEIIVMYPIQDREYRPGIDNLLVLLIGGIPIAMPTVLSVTMAIGSHRLSQQGAITKRMTAIEEMAGMDVLCSDKTGTLTLNKLTVDKSLVEVFAKGVDADTVVLMAARASRTENQDAIDAAIVGMLADPKEARAGIQEIHFLPFNPTDKRTALTYLDADGKMHRVSKGAPEQILNLSHNKSDIERRVHAVIDKFAERGLRSLAVAYQEVPEKRKESLGGPWQFIGLMPLFDPPRHDSAETIRRALNLGVNVKMITGDQLAIGKETGRRLGMGTNMYPSSALLGQDKDESIVALPIDELIEKADGFAGVFPEHKYEIVKRLQARKHICGMTGDGVNDAPALKKADIGIAVADATDAARSASDIVLTEPGLSVIISAVLTSRAIFQRMKNYTIYAVSITIRIVLGFMLLALIWKFDFPPFMVLIIAILNDGTIMTISKDRVKPSPLPDSWKLSEIFTTGIVLGSYLAMMTVIFFWAAYKTDFFPRVFGVSSLEKTAHDDFRKLASAIYLQVSIVSQALIFVTRSRSWSFVERPGILLMVAFVIAQLVATLIAVYANWSFAAIEGIGWGWAGVIWLYNIIFYIPLDFIKFFIRYALSGRAWDLVIEQRIAFTRQKDFGKEQRELQWAHAQRTLHGLQPPDTKMFTERPHFTDLNNMAEEAKRRAEIARLRELHTLKGHVESVVRLKGLDIDTIQQAYTV, encoded by the exons ATGGAAGACAAAGGTGAAGACAAAGGTGAAGTTCTTGAGGCCGTGTTGAAGGAAGCTGTGGATTTG GAAAATATACCCATTGATGAAGTGTTTGAGAATTTGAGATGTAGCAAAGAAGGCTTAACTACTGCTGCTGCTGAAGAAAGGCTCGCCATATTTGGCCATAACAAGCTAGAAGAGAAAAGG GAGAGCAAATTGTTGAAGTTTTTGGGGTTTATGTGGAATCCTTTATCATGGGTTATGGAGGCTGCTGCTATTATGGCTATTGCTCTTGCAAATGGAGGA GGGAAGCCTCCAGATTGGCAGGATTTCGTCGGAATTATTACTTTGCTGCTGATTAACTCGACTATCAGTTTTATTGAGGAGAATAATGCTGGTAATGCTGCTGCTGCTCTCATGGCTAGTCTTGCTCCGAAAGCGAAG GTTCTTCGCGATGGAAGGTGGAGTGAGCAGGATGCTGCTGTTTTAGTTCCTGGTGACATTGTTAGTATCAAGCTTGGAGATATTGTTCCAGCTGATGCTCGTTTATTAGATGGTGACCCGCTCAAAATTGACCAG TCTGCGCTAACCGGTGAGTCTCTTCCTGTGACAAAAGGACCTGGAGACGGTGTGTATTCTGGTTCTACTTGTAAACAAGGAGAAATTGAAGCAGTGGTCATTGGTACTGGTGTACATACCTTCTTTGGAAAAGCTGCTCATCTTGTGGATACCACCAACCAAGTTGGCCATTTCCAAAAG GTCTTGACTGCGATAGGGAATTTCTGCATATGTTCAATTGCTGTGGGTATGATCATAGAGATTATTGTCATGTACCCCATTCAAGATCGGGAGTATCGTCCTGGGATTGACAATCTTCTTGTACTTCTCATTGGAGGAATTCCAATTGCTATGCCAACTGTCCTATCAGTAACCATGGCTATTGGTTCTCATAGGTTATCTCAGCAG GGTGCCATCACAAAGAGAATGACTGCAATTGAAGAGATGGCTGGCATGGATGTGCTTTGCAGTGATAAGACTGGAACTTTGACATTGAACAAGCTTACCGTTGACAAGAGTCTTGTAGAG GTTTTTGCCAAAGGAGTAGATGCAGATACTGTTGTTCTGATGGCAGCTCGGGCCTCTAGGACAGAGAATCAAGATGCAATTGATGCTGCTATTGTTGGAATGCTGGCTGACCCGAAAGAG GCTCGTGCTGGAATTCAAGAAATTCATTTCCTTCCCTTCAATCCTACTGATAAGCGAACAGCCTTAACTTACCTTGACGCCGATGGTAAAATGCACAGAGTTAGCAAAGGTGCACCTGAGCAG ATTCTAAATCTTTCACACAATAAGTCGGACATTGAGCGAAGAGTTCATGCTGTGATTGACAAGTTTGCAGAGAGAGGTTTACGGTCTCTTGCTGTTGCATATCAA GAAGTTCCTGAAAAGAGGAAAGAGAGTCTAGGGGGTCCTTGGCAGTTTATTGGCCTTATGCCCCTTTTTGATCCACCCAGGCATGATAGCGCTGAAACAATTAGGAGGGCTTTGAATCTTGGTGTCAATGTTAAAATGATCACAG GGGATCAACTGGCGATTGGGAAGGAAACTGGACGTCGTTTGGGGATGGGAACCAATATGTACCCATCATCCGCATTGCTTGGACAAGACAAGGATGAGTCTATTGTGGCTTTACCAATTGATGAACTGATTGAAAAAGCTGATGGTTTTGCTGGTGTATTTCCCG AGCACAAATATGAGATAGTGAAACGCTTGCAAGCTAGGAAACACATATGTGGGATGACAGGTGATGGAGTCAATGATGCTCCTGCTTTAAAGAAGGCTGACATTGGGATTGCTGTGGCCGACGCAACTGATGCTGCTCGTAGTGCTTCTGACATTGTGCTTACTGAACCTGGCCTCAGTGTCATCATTAGTGCGGTGTTGACAAGTCGAGCAATTTTCCAGAGGATGAAAAATTACACT ATATATGCAGTTTCCATTACCATCCGTATAGTG CTTGGTTTCATGCTACTGGCTCTCATATGGAAGTTTGACTTTCCACCTTTTATGGTGCTTATTATTGCAATTCTGAATGACG GTACCATTATGACCATATCTAAGGATAGAGTGAAACCATCTCCTCTGCCAGACAGCTGGAAGTTGTCTGAGATTTTCACAACTGGCATTGTCCTTGGTAGTTACCTGGCAATGATGACTGTCATATTTTTTTGGGCTGCATACAAAACAGATTTCTTCCCA AGGGTATTTGGAGTATCAAGCCTAGAGAAAACAGCCCATGACGACTTTAGAAAGCTTGCATCAGCTATATATTTGCAAGTGAGCATTGTTAGTCAGGCTTTGATTTTCGTGACTCGATCTCGAAGTTGGTCTTTCGTTGAACGCCCTGGAATATTGCTTATGGTGGCTTTTGTGATTGCTCAACTG GTTGCTACGCTTATTGCAGTCTATGCGAATTGGAGCTTCGCAGCAATTGAAGGAATTGGCTGGGGTTGGGCTGGTGTTATTTGGCTTTACAACATCATTTTCTACATCCCCCTCGACTTCATCAAGTTCTTTATACGTTATGCATTGAGCGGAAGGGCTTGGGATCTTGTTATTGAGCAGAGG ATTGCTTTCACTAGGCAAAAGGACTTTGGAAAGGAACAACGTGAGCTTCAGTGGGCACACGCACAAAGAACATTGCATGGGTTGCAGCCACCGGACACCAAGATGTTCACAGAGAGACCTCATTTCACAGACCTTAACAATATGGCTGAAGAAGCTAAAAGAAGAGCTGAAATTGCAAG ACTGAGAGAACTCCATACGCTCAAGGGTCATGTAGAATCAGTGGTGAGATTGAAGGGTCTCGATATAGACACGATTCAACAAGCATACACAGTCTGA
- the LOC126673840 gene encoding protein NRT1/ PTR FAMILY 2.11-like gives MEKNENLKENSQKKSMETHEKDDENVQLNYRGWKAMPYIIGNETFEKLGAIGTLANLLIYLTTVFNMKTITATTIINVFNGTANLGTMIGAFLSDTYFGRYNTLGFATVASFLGLLVIDLTAVIPKLHPAKCDKNSSTCSDPTTGQLAVLYIGFGLMIIGAGGVRPCNLAFGADQFNPKTESGKRGINSFFNWYFFMLMFAQMISLTLIIYVQANVSWAIGLAIPAILMFIACVVYYVGSSIYVKVKACGSPVTGVVQVLVVAVKKRRLVLVEQPWLSLFNYIPAQTINAQLSYTDQFRCLDKAAIKTPEDEINPDGSPVNPWNLCSLQQVEEAKCVIRVLPIWVSAVIFYTAIVQQNTYAVFQAVQSDRRLGSSNFSIPAATHTVFLMLSMSIFLPIYDRILVPFLQRMTGKEGGITLLQRIGFGIAFSTLSMIVSAFVEQQRRTIALTQPTLGIAPRRGAISAMHSLWLVPQLAVAGLAEAFGAIGLVEFYYKQFPENMRSIAGSIFFCGLAGASYLSSLIIAVVHRTTEKTATGNWLAEDLNKGRLDYYYYLIAALGVVNFGYFLMCAKWYKYKGGQAVGIEMIGDTKLSGKHSA, from the exons atggagaaaaatgaaaatttgaaagaaaattcTCAGAAAAAATCCATGGAGACTCATGAGAAAGATGATGAAAATGTCCAGCTTAACTACAGAGGATGGAAAGCTATGCCGTATATTATAG GAAATGAAACTTTTGAGAAACTAGGAGCAATCGGAACATTAGCAAATCTGTTGATATATCTAACGACAGTGTTCAACATGAAGACTATTACAGCAACAACTATAATTAATGTCTTCAATGGCACGGCTAATCTCGGTACTATGATCGGAGCGTTTCTTTCGGACACATACTTCGGTCGGTACAACACCTTGGGGTTTGCTACTGTTGCATCTTTTCTG GGGTTACTTGTGATAGACTTAACAGCAGTGATCCCCAAGCTGCATCCTGCAAAATGTGATAAAAACAGTTCAACATGTAGCGACCCAACAACCGGTCAGCTGGCCGTTTTGTATATAGGATTCGGGCTTATGATCATCGGAGCAGGCGGTGTTCGTCCGTGTAATTTAGCATTCGGAGCAGATCAGTTTAACCCGAAAACAGAATCTGGAAAAAGGGGTATTAATAGTTTCTTCAATTGGTACTTCTTCATGCTGATGTTTGCTCAGATGATTTCTTTGACTCTCATCATTTATGTTCAAGCCAATGTGAGTTGGGCAATAGGTTTGGCAATTCCGGCAATTTTGATGTTTATAGCTTGTGTAGTGTACTATGTGGGTTCTAGTATTTATGTTAAAGTGAAAGCTTGTGGTAGTCCGGTGACCGGTGTGGTTCAGGTTTTAGTTGTTGCAGTCAAGAAAAGAAGGTTGGTGCTGGTTGAACAGCCTTGGCTCTCACTTTTCAATTATATTCCTGCTCAGACTATTAATGCTCAGCTTTCTTACACCGATCAGTTCAG ATGCCTTGATAAAGCAGCAATTAAGACTCCTGAGGACGAAATAAACCCGGATGGATCGCCAGTTAATCCATGGAACCTTTGCAGTTTGCAGCAAGTCGAAGAAGCGAAATGCGTAATCAGAGTGCTTCCTATTTGGGTATCGGCCGTGATATTCTACACGGCGATAGTCCAACAGAATACATATGCAGTTTTTCAAGCAGTTCAAAGCGATAGACGCCTCGGAAGCAGCAACTTCAGCATTCCAGCAGCAACTCACACTGTGTTTCTGATGCTAAGCATGAGCATATTCTTGCCTATTTACGACCGAATCTTAGTTCCGTTTCTCCAGAGAATGACAGGAAAAGAAGGCGGCATTACGCTTCTTCAAAGAATCGGATTCGGCATAGCATTCTCGACTCTCTCCATGATAGTCTCCGCTTTCGTCGAACAACAGAGAAGGACTATAGCTCTAACTCAACCGACTCTCGGGATTGCACCGAGACGCGGTGCGATTTCCGCAATGCATAGCTTATGGTTAGTCCCTCAGCTAGCTGTAGCCGGATTAGCCGAGGCGTTCGGCGCAATAGGCCTAGTCGAATTCTACTACAAGCAATTTCCAGAGAACATGAGAAGCATTGCAGGGTCCATATTTTTCTGTGGGCTAGCTGGTGCAAGTTACTTGAGCAGTTTGATAATAGCTGTCGTTCATCGAACCACCGAAAAAACCGCCACCGGAAACTGGTTAGCCGAAGATCTAAACAAAGGGAGATTAGACTATTACTACTACTTGATTGCTGCTCTTGGTGTAGTCAACTTTGGTTATTTTTTGATGTGTGCAAAGTGGTATAAGTATAAAGGAGGACAAGCTGTTGGTATTGAGATGATAGGAGACACTAAGCTGTCGGGAAAACATTCAGCTtga